ttcaagatgcagtttcaatagaagaattttttctatcttcatagatcaatgtttgttaacgaaattttatccaaatatattcatgtagggtctttttttttgaaggatttgttgtaggatatataatggtcaaataggaactcaattttgatacccagtttataaactaagcgttttttagtttatcaaaaatatcacatgtttcttcatttgtgaactttgaatatacagatataatatattaatgttgctaaagtaatatgagcattacatatttttttccgggaagactatcttcaaactttatatcatagcatcagagatcgcctgtagaagaagaaaataaattcttatcatttcagaaatagtaatggttatatgagcaataagacacgtatacttacatttcataatggcttatacttatattattaacatagaattttctcatatgatgaatgactacatggttgatcacatggtacataggatcacaacatcacgcaccgacaccgccccggcccgcctcacgtcgtcgtcgtcgtcagcacgtcggcccgcctcacgtcatcgtcgtcagcacaccggccaccgcgccgacacgtatatatacgtcatttgtattcatatgcatttcgtccatgcgtttctatgtatacggcggagcaccgccgccctcgttcacccatgtgtacagacatatatacggcggagtggagcaccgccactcttgtcacaccgccctttctcgtgccctaattcgccctagtaccgacgtagttcgccctagtgtggcgaattgcgtccgtgatcgaggggcaagatttaataatgcatattgtttgtagattttacgcatgtaataagcaaagatttgacgtactatatattggttttgttttttgaagctagatggccgacccgagaaatatggatgaggaggagttgatgatgaatttgatcaacactggcactcaagttgccggcgatgatggtgctaaaaataacgtgcaagaggatgtagatgacgggagtcagtacttagctcttgaacaaaatgagcaacaacatattggccaagtatatattttttattattagctatatatatatatattatcatatgtcttatgtgtgctcatgacattaaaaataatgtttatgttttgtagccctctggatcgacatcaacaactacaacgaagagtaaaaatgttcgaggtcccaaaaagccattggagggtcgcttcatcatctcggagttcaatgtggatacaggagaaccggggggccgaataaaatgaaatttgtgcaccactgtggttaccttgtacgggaccggctcccgattagtacccgtgaatggaagaagaagaccaatgctcctcatatcagttttgtctccgatcgtgacaaggcgttaatttggaatgatgtcttggtacatttcacgctccaaacagatgattatgatgatataatagatggtgatgaattgaaggagcgagttagggattgggcaatgaagaagatggccacccagtttcagacttggaagaaacacctatacacgacgtatgtcaagaagaacatagcaccagattttactgtcccaggcccgatctcaaagcagaggccctattgggatgagtttgtacagtacaagacttcagaagagggtgtgagtcgggtgataaagaaccaacgtaatgcccaacagaagacataccaccataccttgggatcaggtggctacccgactgccattaagaagtggaacaaaatggaagcagaccttcttgccaagggtatcagaccagaatcactcgagtggggagaacgtgcaaagaattggtttttcgctcatgggggaacactagaccaggagacagggaagtgcgtttatggcgcaagactgcaagaagcagcagaaagattgttttatgctcagagagctgctgctagtggtgcgttcaggcccaacagagagaaggatgagctgacatacgccatcgggactattgaacatggtggccgaactagaggcaaaggaagtgtctcgtgggagcatggattccctcaggacagaccttcctacagaagtcgccagagaaagaaggaagaagaggcacaccggctccagaggttggaggaagcggtgcgtgaagcacaggagcgggaaaaaaaccttgaagcgagaatgcaggaggaaatcaaaaggcaagtgcaaatagcagtgagtgcaagcaagcaggcatcagagccaggaatcaacattagccaatctgttcagttgaaaagcagctgcgcttccacggagataccaaatcaaggggacacaggactgcgcttccctgtggatgacgtcactgaaccttgtacaacgtgtgagctacacattccgaaggagaattccacaatcaaggtggctatcggtcttgttaatcctatcgaccgaaccaagacaccaaggattcatgggaatataatccaagaaggatatgccaccatctcggtagataaagctgaaaaaggttttagtgatttgcctcttgacattcctggaggtgatggcgagaagactctaggagaagcggagaagacattcattctatggcgcaagcgctacatcatcattccagggatgtcggctccacctccttctgaactacctcaccataggtacgtgcggatgaaaacactacatcattaatttgtattggcttaaataattaacaatctgctcataataatatgtcattcctttttttgtagcagatcctcccccaacctaaatccaattgttcaatcgccagatcatcatagtgctctgtacgatgacattgtgttggaagacgaggctgcatccacaccctctccaaggaggtctccaacgccacagccgccacctccaaggaggtctccaacgccgctgccaacacctccaaggaggtctccaacgccgctgccaacacctccaaggaggtctccaacgcctcccccgcccccgcctaccaagaagcctagcaagaggccagcccctcaaacgaagaatcagtccccgcctgcaaagaaagccaccgtgaagccaagggctattcccaaaataatatctgaagagaaggaagaaggaactgatgcatataaaaaagacatgtctagattctatgacaaacttaaaatgaatcaagaagcaaggagaaacccagagaaaccgtacttcttcgtagctccggatattttaagaaaaaaggtgacttcttaccagcatcaacagcgggaatctcgtaagccgtccaaatcaacgttatcagactatgaccgcactctcaccaagtcaattgaggcggcacagaaaaagaagcgggcagggaaaggagttgcccaactcggacaacaagcgcaccaatcaatccccccgctagttgttggtaatgaatatggttcgaatttaggattaatgcatcaggcaaacatacctccggatgtcgatttggatcaccttggtgaatttcttgatgagactggtctcgacctttaccagatgtttggtgatggaaaaattgagagtgcggcggaggttgatatttggaagaaaaaatttgtactaggccagagtctatacaaccctcaagccttatctgatctggggacgcaaatgtacctgctaaacaagtggtacatgcaggcgtctaccagtggagacttctgcgttggtgtcagaattagagacgaacattggttccgtggcgatgatgttatgtatgttgactttgcagaatttcatcaactatgccaccttacctctctggacaaagttatcattagctgctattgcctgtaagtaataattctttcgatctattattaaactcatcatatgtgtgcatatgcatataaattatcctaacaagtactatatatatgcagatttacaatgacagagctcagaaaggaaggctgcaatgaaattggttttgttgatccccatatagtattcaaagactcaattactccaatgactaattggaagtctgagtcagagagtaacatcatgaacttcttagtgaaccaacgccacaagaaggatatactctttccctataacttcaagtgagtgttaatcatgtcgatcatagccttaatggctcatatgttgattctagttaattaatgagtgttatgcgttatatcctataaacacatgcagcaatcactggatattgatggacatcgatctggtgaaaagtcacttgataatctatgactcgatgagaaaaccacaacaagactaccaagatatgatagatattatccagaggtaatttcgggatctctagcaactatatatacacacaaacatgatgattaactatatctgatgacgtggcaaattttttattgggtagtgtttggaaaacctttattgagaagcaacacatggaaaaatgcaaagcgccactgaatgtaatcccattgaaagtaagtcccctgaatcgcatcatctttattaattaaacatatagctttcaccggatcaccagattggatgacaaatctttttctcgtaaagtggtgtctgaggcaggaacaggggaacaactactgtggttactatgtttgcaagtttatcaaggtgctctcccaaagaactcctacagagagactcaaagtacgttaaaaatacactatatattcatttaattattattattgattgtgttactatgtctttatatatatatatgtacatatattaatttattttcctttaattcaaacctgtagactcgatggttggaggaaaaggtcatacggcaagaccaaatcaaagcaattcaagagtctatagccggattttttaatgagcaggtcatcgattccaagggcgagttctacttcgacccaacactgccattgaagccaagctagaggatgagaagaaacttgttatgtcacaacaactataatgcaatcttttgtaatatatgcacatgaaataatataatgtaaaatacacatatgcatgcatgcatgtaaatatatatatgatgcatgcatatatatatatatatatatatatatatatatatatatatatatatatatttctatgcttgaattgtgtgatttaatacgttcattgtgcttgaaccgaaacatactatatgcgcatataaatgtataattagcagcgtacaatacgacttcgaaaacctattttgaaaagaaaacaaaaaaatgaaaagaaaagaaaaaagaaaaaaacctttagtcccggttcgtattaccaaccgggactaaaggtgccggccatcgtggcatgtcaggaggcacctttagtcccggttggtgttacccaccgggactaaaggtcctcctttagtcccggttcctgacccgggactaaaggaccccccctttagtcccggatgcttgctcccgggtggggaaccgggactagagggggttccccaccgggagtaaagctcggttctctactgGTGTTTGTTTTTATGTGTTTTCAACTTACGTCAAAATTAGTCCGATTCACTTGGCTTCAAGAGATGAAGCCGGATACTTTCCATTATTTAAAAAGAACAAGGGAGAAATTGCAAAGGTGAAGAAAACTCAAATAAACTACTGGGCTTAGGCCCTATAGACCGAACTAGCAACTTGGGCCAAAATTAATAGACAACTACTACTCAATTTCCGGTACTCCTCTCCTGGCTGGCAGGGTCACATATAAACCAAACCTTGCCGTCTTTCGCCCACCACCTCTGTCCACGTCTCACGGTGGCCGCCGAGCGCCGCCGATCGACTTGCATACTCGGCCATCTCGAGTCGTAAAAGCTAGCCTATAGCTTTCATCTTCATCTCCCACAATTTCCCATTCTGGCCAGCAACTCGCAACTCATTACATACACATGGCGAGATCTGtttttggcggcggcggcgtggcgcagAGCGACAGCGTCAGCGCGTCCGCCATCGTCGCCCAGACCGTGAAGGGGTCGCACGTCCTCAAGATTGATGGGTACTCCCGGGTCAAGGCATCGGCTGGCAGCGGCAAATTCATCAGCTCTGGTGAGTTCGTCGTCGGCGGGATTACTTGGGACATCAGGTACTACCCTAATGGATGCACCCCAAAGACCTCTGGATGGATAGGCATCGTCCTGCACCTCAAGCACAACCATGCCTCGGGCGTCGAGGCAAGCTACGCGTTCAGCCTGCTCGACGCCGCCGGCGAGCCAGTCCCGTCGTATTCCTCTGGCAAGGGCACGGCACGCACTTTCAAGTGCGCAGACACCGGATTTGGGTGCCGAAGGTTCATCATGCGGAAGGCCCTGGAGGGATCAGCCTATCTCAAGGACGACTGTTTCAGCGTCAGATGCGACGTCACCGTCTCCACGACAGCAGTCCGCATCCCGCGGGCCGTTGCCGTGCCGCCACCAGACATGCACCAGCACATTGGCCGCCTCCTCGAGTCCCAGGTGGGAACGGACGTCACGTTCCAGGTCGGCGAGGAGACCTTCGCCGCGCACCGGCTCGTGCTCGCCGCTCGGTCGCCGGTGTTCATGGCGCAGCTGTTTGGCCCGATGAAGGAAAGGAGCACGGGCCACGTACGGATTGATGACATGGACCCAAGAGTGTTCAGGGCCATGCTGCAATTCATCTACACAGACTCGCTGCCTGACATGGACAGCGGCGACGACGCGCCGGCCATGGCtcagcatcttcttgttgcagcGGATAGATACGACCTGGAGAGGCTGAAGCTCACCTGCGAGGACAGGCTTTGCGACTACATTAACACTGGCACGGCTGCAACTACTTTGGTGCTTGCGGAGCAGCATGCCTCCAGAGGGCTCAAGGAGGCGTGCTTCGAGTTTCTCAAGTCTCCGGGCAATCTAAAGGCGACCATGGATTGTGATGAGTTTCAGCATCTGACGAACAGTTGCCCCTCCCTTCTCAGCGAGCTGCTCGCCAACGTTGCACCCTGACGCTCCAATCTGAGACAGAAAAATTATTAAGCTATCACTAATCTCTATGCATGTATCCTTTTTCTTAGATATGGAAACAAAGCTTAGAGAGAATGAGACTAATTATTACAACCTTGCAAAATACTTCTACTAGTACAGAAAATATTTTTACTGGCGGTGAAATTTAGGAACTATCAGTGTGAGTCAAAATAAGTGAACTCCACTAGCATTAATTAATAACTGAGTCACACCATTATTCGCACGTGTGATGGCCAAAAATCAAACCAGCGACCTCAGGCCTCGCGTGTGCACCTCATAATCTCTTGTGACTAAACGGTATAAACATTTTCCTCATATTCCCTGTACCATAAATTTTCAACTAGAAAGTTTTAGATTTcagtgttgggggggggggggggggggggggcttcgaTGCGCCACCCCGTCCTAGTCTCGTCCCATAGCTGAACCCTTCATGGCTCTTTTCCTCACACCCAAGGGTGCAACCAGCGTGCCTATGTCCGCTGCAGCTGAAGCGCTATCCATGGCGGGACCCTCGTCACCTTCAACAGCGGCACCCCAGCGAAGGGCGCCTCATCTTTTTCACCCCTGAACGGTGTCCCCAACAATAGTCAGCAGAGGTAACATTGATCCTGTATCTTTGCAGATCAAGCGGCGTCGCAAGGCTGTTCGGACAGCAAGGAACCCTCGTGGGGCTGGCTCCGCCGCCGTGAGAAGGAGGACGGACAATCGTGGTCCCAAGAGAAAGAGCCCCCTACGGCTTCAGTAGAGTAGCTGGATTGGGCGCGCAGAATGTCCAAAGTGCCCCAATACTCCCCACCCGTCCCTAGCTGGTGACACGGTAATGAATGATGAATTAATAGCCATTTACTCCTGAATTTATTGAAAGTTGTCCCATCTTGTCCAACCTTTGCTTTTCCTTTCCTGTGCGACAGGGTCGCAAGTTCGTAGTAACTGTGGCAAGCATCGTGGTTGTTCGTCGAAAGTCGATGTATGGGTCTCCATTGGCTCGGACACTCAAACCATGAAAAGGACAAAATCCTAGTTCGGGATTTtcagccctacgtccagtagtATAGTGATCTTTGCATTAAGGAATGCCCAATCGGGGGTTATAACGGTGGAAATCAAGAGAGCTTGGTATAGGGGATAGCTCGGTGCTGTCCTAGTGTTCGTCAGTTTTCTTCCTCAGTGAGTTAGGAATCGGTCTTTTCTAGCTGAGGTTCTATATTTCTCTTGGaaatcgccccccccccccccccccccccccccctctacaCAAGTCGTCCCTCCCCTTATATTCTATAGAGGGCCGGTGTATAGGTCGGTTTGGGTTATAGTCTATGGTCTATGCACCGGGGTGCATGAGTCCTCTGCCGCGGCCTTCAAGGAACTCGCCTTGTCATGTAGGGAGGACTCGACAGAGCCACAACCGTCTCCTGATGTCGCTGCCATTGTTCTGGCACTTACCCGTCATAGGCTGTTTGTGGCGGAGCGGCCTCCCCAGGTGAGCCATCTCGAGGCTTCCTCTGTTGGCAAGGAGCCCCCACTTGGCGGGGTTGACGAGTGGGCCCTAGATCCTTTGCCCGTGGAGTAGTTGAAGTCCCGTGCCATGTTGTGTCACGCCGGTTTCGTGACCCTGCTGAAGTAGTGGCCGACAGGGGCTTGCACCGTGATGGCGAGGGGTTGAGCCCGATGATTGATGACTGGGTCGGTCGATCGGTGTGCACAGAGTCCTGGTGGTCTTGGGTCAGACGTCCTTCTAGCGGTTCCCGAGCCTTTATGTCTGCGCGCGGCTTCTAAGCAGAGCGATGCTGGGATCGAGCGTCATATGAGGAGGCCTGAGCGAGGGTCTAGCTGGCCCGTCGTGGAGTCGCCAGCTCTGGGCCCGCGTGGAGCACCCAACTTACCTTGGCCTCGTGTGGGTCAAGCGGCACGGCGTCGAGGCGCTGGCTTAGTGCCAATCCGGCGCTCGGTGTCCCACGCCCGTGTGAGTGCTTGATGACAGGCCTCCTTGTCTCGGGCTGCACTTTACGATGGGCGGGTGCGTTCTGTGCCCTAGGCTCGGGTTGCACTCGTTGGGTGCACCACTCAGTGCCGTCTGCTCCTATCTTTGTTGCTCTCAGGAAGCGATCACAGGGCGCGCATTGGTCGGGCTCTGGAATTACCAGCGAAGAGGCTGGTGTAGCTCGTGAGGCCACCGTGGGGCCTGCTCCCTTCCGGCTGACTCATGGTGTATTCTTTTTACAATCATTGGTTGACGCGCCAGCAGGTGAAGTTAACAGGCGCGATGCCCGGTGCTCCATGACCCGCCACACCACACGGTGACGATCTGAAGGTCGAGGGGCCATGGTGATTTACAATCTTGGCCATCAGTCCTGCGTGGAGAGGGAAGGCGCGGCATATTGTAATGTACACATGTGAATAATAAAGTATGTAAGGTAGCTAGAGGAACCGTTGTTATAAGTGCACCaataaattaaaaatataaaaattcaGATAATATTTTCTAGCGATCATCCCGAGTTCGATTTCTATATGTATTGGGTTCCATTACAACACATGGTCACATTTGCTAGTAGGTATCTAATGTAAGAAAAAGGAGGTCAGGGTGGTGAGAGCAAGGGTTTCCTTGGCGTAGCGGAGCCGATGATTTCCGGACTAGGCATATAAGCCAATCAAATACCTTCTTGTGGCTGTCTTGAGTTGTAATATAAAAGCCTATCGATTGATCTCATATTCTCATCTCCATCGATTTCCCATTGTGGCCAGGCCGGCAACCCTACAACTCCTTCCGTACACATATGCCGGGCTCTGTTCTTGGGGTCGGCATGGCGCACAGCGTCAGCGCGTCCGGCATCGTCGCCCAGGTCGTCAAGGGGTCGCACGTGCAGAAGATCGATGGGTACGTACTCCCGGATCAAGGGACTCGGCAACGACAGATTCATCACATTCGACCCGTTCGACGTCGACGGGCATCCTTGGGTCATCAGGTACTTCCCTGACGGAGATTGCACGAAACCCTCCGGCTGGATAGGCTTCTTCCTGTACGGACGTCGAGGCAACCTAGGAGTTCAGTTTGCTCGATCGCGTCGGAGTCCCGTCGTATCGTTCTCGCCACGACACGGTTCGCACTTTCAACCAAGAAGACGGATGGGGATGTGCAAAATTCATCAAGAGGAAGACCCTAGAGGAATCAGACTATCTCAAGGACGATTGCTTCAGAGTCAGATGCGACGTCAACGTCTGGACGGCAGTCACCGGTacagaacagagctttacttctggtggggaaccccctctagtcccggttccccacccgggagcaagcatccgggactaaagggggatcctttagtcccgggtcaggaaccgggactaaaggaggacctttagtcccggtgggtaacaccaaccgggactaaaggtgcctcgtgacatgccacgatggccggcacctttagtcccggttggtaatacgaaccgggactaaaggtttttttcttttttcttttcttttcatttttttgttttcttttcaaaataggttttcgaagtcgtattgtacgctgctaattatacatttatacgcgcgtatagtatgtttcggttcaagcataatgaacgtattaaatcacacaattcaagcatagaaatatatatatatatatatatatatatatatatatatatatatatatatatatatatatatatatgcatgcatgcatcatatatatatttacatgcatgcatgcacgcatatgtgtattttacattatattattttatgtgcatatattacaaaagattgcattacagttattgtgacataacaagtttcctctcatcctctagcttggcttcaatggcagtgttgggtcgaagtagaactcgcccttggaatcgatgacctgctcattaaaaaatatggctatagactcttgaattgctttgatttggtcttgccgtatgaccttttcctccaaccatcgagtctacaggtttgaattaaaggaaaataaattaatatatgtacatatatatatatatatataaagacatagtaacacagtcaataataataattaaatgaatatatagtgtatttttaacgtactttgagtctctctgtaggagttctttgggagagcaccttgataaacttgcaaacatagtaaccacagtagttgttcccctgttcctgcctcagacaccactttacgagaaaaagatttgtcatccaatgaaagctatatgtttaattaataaagatgatgcgattcaggggacttactttcaaagggattacattcagtggcgctttgcatttttccatgtgttgcttctcaataaaggttttccaaacactgcccaataaaaaatttgccacgtcttcagatatagttaatcatcatgtttgtgtgtatatatagttgctagagatcccaaaattacctctggataatatctatcatgtcttggtagtcttgttgtggttttctcatcgagtcatagattatcaagtgacttttcaccagatcgatgtccatcaatatccagtgattgctgcatgtgtttataggatataacgcataacactcattaattaactagaatcaacatatgagccattaaggatatgatcgacatgattaacactcacttgaagttatagggaaagagtatatccttcttgtggcgttggttcactaagaagttcatgaggttactctctgactcagacttccaattagtctttggagtaattgggtctttgaatactatatggtgatcaacaaaaccaatttcattgcagccttcctttctgagctctgtcattgtaaatctgcatatatatagtacttgttaggataatttatatgcatatacacacatatgatgagtttaataatagatcgaaagaattattacttacaggcaatagcagctaatgataactttgtccagagaggtcaggtggcatagttgatgaaattctgcaaagtcaacatacataacatcatcgccacgaaaccaatgttcgtctcgaattctgacaccaacgcagaagtctccactggtagacgcctgcatgtaccacttatttagcaggtacatttgcgtccccagattagataaggcttgagggttgtatagactctggcctagtacaaattttttcttccaaatatcaacctccgccgcactctcaatgtttccatcaccaaacatctggtaaaggtagagaccagtctcatcaagaaattcaccaaggtgatccaaatcgacatccggaggtatgtttgcctgatgcattaatcctaaattcgaaccatattcattaccaacaactagcggggggattgattggtgcgcttgttgtccgagttgggcaactcctttccctgcccgcttctttttctgtgccgcctcaattgacttggtgagagtgcggtcatagtccgataacgttgatttggacggcttacgagattcccgctgttgttgctggtaagaagtcaccttttttcttagaatatctggagctatgaagaagtacggtttctccgggtttctccttgcttcttgattcattttaagtttgtcatagaatctagacatgtctttttatatgcatcagttccttcttccttctcttcagatattattttaggaatagcccttggtttcacggtggctttctttgcaggcggggactggttcttcgtttgaggggctggcctcttgctaggcttcttggtaggcgggggcgggggaggcgttggagacctccttggaggtgttggcagcggcgttggagacctccttggaggtggcggctgcggcgttggagacctccttggagatggtgtggatgcagccttgccttccaacataatgtcatcgtacagagcactatgatgatctggcgattgaacaattggatttaggttgggggaggatctgctacaaaaaaaggaatgacatattattatgagcatattattaattatttaagccaatacaaattaatgatgtagtgttttcatccgcacgtacctatggtgaggtagttcaggaggaggtggagccgacatccctggaatgatgatgtagcacttgtgccatagaatgaatgtcttctccgcttctcctagagtcttctcgccatcacctccaggaatgtcaagaggcaaatcactaaaaccttttttagctttatctaccgagatggtagcatatccttcttggattatattcccatgaatccttggtgtcttggttcggtcgataggattaacaag
This sequence is a window from Miscanthus floridulus cultivar M001 chromosome 10, ASM1932011v1, whole genome shotgun sequence. Protein-coding genes within it:
- the LOC136489407 gene encoding BTB/POZ and MATH domain-containing protein 1-like, encoding MARSVFGGGGVAQSDSVSASAIVAQTVKGSHVLKIDGYSRVKASAGSGKFISSGEFVVGGITWDIRYYPNGCTPKTSGWIGIVLHLKHNHASGVEASYAFSLLDAAGEPVPSYSSGKGTARTFKCADTGFGCRRFIMRKALEGSAYLKDDCFSVRCDVTVSTTAVRIPRAVAVPPPDMHQHIGRLLESQVGTDVTFQVGEETFAAHRLVLAARSPVFMAQLFGPMKERSTGHVRIDDMDPRVFRAMLQFIYTDSLPDMDSGDDAPAMAQHLLVAADRYDLERLKLTCEDRLCDYINTGTAATTLVLAEQHASRGLKEACFEFLKSPGNLKATMDCDEFQHLTNSCPSLLSELLANVAP